One genomic segment of Brassica napus cultivar Da-Ae chromosome A3, Da-Ae, whole genome shotgun sequence includes these proteins:
- the LOC125594514 gene encoding uncharacterized protein LOC125594514: MCKKCGKSEIVGVPQYLSKLSVYDHSDQAVFVVLGDAGEELTGKKAAELVERYYEANDSVGEDHIVPVPQAMIDTIGQTRKFIVKVSTHNLTAKTQTLTVTKVLPLEAPEPEGNVGVNVGKEGDSESEDHAEKLVKRGADGIESEGVKRAKCG; this comes from the exons ATGTGTAAGAAATGTGGGAAGAGTGAGATCGTCGGTGTGCCGCA GTATCTATCGAAGCTCTCTGTATATGACCATAGCGATCAAGCCGTTTTTGTTGTCCTTGGTGATGCTGGTGAGGAATTGACTGGAAAGAAAGCTGCTGAGTTGGTGGAGCGATATTACGAG GCCAATGATAGTGTGGGAGAGGATCACATAGTTCCAGTGCCTCAAGCCATGATTGATACCATCGGACAGACCCGGAAGTTCATTGTGAAGGTATCAACCCACAACCTGACTGCCAAGACCCAAACTTTAACTGTGACAAAAGTGCTCCCACTTGAAGCCCCAGAACCCGAAGGCAACGTAGGAGTGAACGTTGGTAAGGAAGGTGATAGTGAGAGTGAGGATCATGCAGAAAAGTTGGTGAAAAGGGGTGCTGATGGGATTGAGTCGGAAGGTGTGAAGCGTGCCAAATGTGGCTAA
- the LOC111214545 gene encoding uncharacterized protein LOC111214545, producing the protein MTTVYSASATVTEGTKVSPRRSNNNGRNGKLRVICRYGGNIVSQRYVGGDTRIVALPPAAETSFASLVSHLAATLGVSYDFKVKYQLPDQELDSLISIATDEDVQIMMEEHGYLTCESSSTVPKTRIRLFLFPSKTSQGGLARCKAVADTDWLGREESKPVLTHPKTETWFVDALKSAEMMLTGRDLSGDVNGQESMTNETSSNLGSTSSSASSSNLPPVKRSGQGISQVKYSPVESVTRDEEASPLIAFSSSAITQISSHELPTRPHVLENKLSSNMYEAELNKPVPVQVPVSGYPPYLNQSQQQHTHVVYTGQPYITGTSPITLPATTYPHTNHLQYQLPPQPYPIYYSPVDQYSSRHVQAPPVKHNNVLNTHQVDFPMVRTSSPLATELSSHIYPPPPKPVLNTHQVDFPMVRTSSPLAPELYPPPKPVDSSVQTSSEAVLRDDHIYNIDHLDDDTVCAQIYKTQPPAPIIPSQLQTMMLTEALGKLRIHNG; encoded by the exons ATGACCACCGTCTACTCCGCTTCAGCCACCGTAACGGAAGGCACGAAAGTTTCCCCCCGGAGGTCGAATAATAACGGAAGAAATGGAAAGTTGCGGGTGATTTGTAGATACGGCGGTAACATAGTATCGCAGCGCTACGTGGGCGGAGATACTCGTATCGTGGCCCTTCCCCCCGCGGCGGAGACGAGCTTCGCTTCGCTAGTTAGCCACCTTGCGGCTACGCTCGGAGTCTCTTACGACTTCAAGGTGAAGTACCAGCTCCCTGATCAGGAGCTGGACTCCCTCATCTCCATCGCGACGGATGAGGACGTTCAGATCATGATGGAGGAGCACGGATATCTCACGTGCGAGTCGTCGTCAACGGTTCCAAAAACGCGCATACGGTTGTTTCTCTTCCCTTCGAAAACGAGCCAGGGAGGTCTGGCTCGGTGTAAAGCGGTGGCGGATACTGATTGGCTTGGAAGAGAAGAGTCCAAGCCTGTGCTGACTCATCCAAAGACTGAAACGTGGTTCGTAGACGCGTTAAAGAGCGCGGAGATGATGCTGACTGGGCGAGATCTTAGTGGAGATGTTAACGGACAGGAGTCTATGACGAACGAGACCAGTTCGAACTTAGGCTCCACGTCATCCTCAGCTTCTTCCAGCAATTTGCCTCCGGTGAAAAGGTCCGGCCAGGGCATTTCTCAGGTCAAATATTCTCCGGTAGAATCAGTGACAAG AGACGAAGAAGCAAGTCCTCTAATTGCGTTTAGTTCAAGTGCCATCACCCAAATCTCTTCTCACGAGCTACCAACACGTCCTCATGTTTTGGAAAACAAATTATCTTCTAACATGTACGAGGCTGAGCTAAACAAACCAGTTCCAGTTCAAGTCCCAGTTTCGGGGTATCCACCATATCTTAACCAATCTCAACAACAGCATACCCATGTCGTTTACACTGGACAGCCTTACATTACTGGAACCTCACCTATTACATTGCCTGCCACAACATATCCTCACACAAACCACCTACAGTATCAACTCCCGCCACAGCCATACCCAATCTACTACAGTCCAGTTGATCAGTACAGTTCAAGGCACGTTCAAGCACCACCTGTGAAACACAACAATGTTTTAAACACCCACCAAGTTGATTTCCCAATGGTTCGCACCAGCAGCCCTCTAGCTACAGAGTTGTCCTCACATATATACCCTCCTCCACCCAAACCCGTTTTAAACACCCACCAAGTTGATTTCCCAATGGTCCGCACCAGCAGCCCTCTAGCTCCAGAGTTGTACCCTCCACCCAAACCAGTTGATTCATCGGTACAAACATCAAGTGAGGCTGTCCTTAGAGATGATCACATCTATAACATTGATCACCTCGATGACGATACAGTATGTGCTCAGATTTACAAAACTCAGCCACCAGCTCCCATAATACCGTCTCAGTTACAAACCATGATGCTGACTGAAGCTCTCGGTAAGCTACGCATCCATAATGGTTGA